From Halobacillus sp. Marseille-Q1614, the proteins below share one genomic window:
- a CDS encoding small acid-soluble spore protein P, with protein MSRRKLGPKQQEHPDLPKSVQQGYGEKISGSHKVKTASHSRQNQKSSHDM; from the coding sequence ATGTCCCGAAGAAAACTAGGACCAAAACAGCAGGAACATCCGGATCTGCCAAAAAGTGTCCAGCAGGGCTATGGTGAAAAAATAAGCGGTTCTCATAAAGTGAAAACAGCCAGCCATAGCAGACAAAACCAAAAATCATCTCACGACATGTAA
- a CDS encoding serine/threonine protein kinase: MTIISKSIQHLVKEVLFVKQEVVKMPDEFKLIGQGRSAAVFKWEGSPSCAVKIFYPDYHHLAIQEGDIYKRLSNHHYFPELVEVGDGFLVLELLDGITIYDCLVTGVPITPEMVKEVDNALDYAKERGLNPSDIHLKNIILTKEGKIKVIDVVRFNQDKECPHWSDLKKAYYTYYQKKYFPKKMTPLLVEVIIRLYRKRLLPI, translated from the coding sequence ATGACTATAATTTCTAAATCAATACAACATTTAGTGAAAGAAGTCCTTTTTGTTAAGCAGGAAGTCGTCAAGATGCCGGATGAATTTAAGCTCATTGGCCAGGGAAGAAGTGCGGCCGTATTTAAATGGGAAGGCTCTCCTTCATGTGCAGTCAAAATATTTTACCCTGATTATCATCATCTGGCCATTCAAGAAGGAGATATTTACAAAAGACTGTCTAACCATCATTACTTTCCTGAATTAGTGGAAGTGGGCGACGGTTTTCTCGTTCTCGAATTATTAGATGGAATCACTATTTATGATTGCCTGGTAACAGGAGTTCCTATCACACCTGAGATGGTGAAAGAAGTGGATAACGCTCTGGATTACGCGAAGGAACGAGGTCTAAACCCTTCGGATATCCACCTTAAAAACATCATATTAACTAAGGAAGGCAAAATAAAAGTTATTGATGTCGTACGTTTTAATCAGGATAAAGAATGCCCGCACTGGTCTGATTTAAAGAAAGCCTATTACACTTATTATCAAAAAAAGTATTTTCCTAAGAAAATGACACCGCTGTTAGTTGAAGTTATCATCCGCTTATATCGAAAAAGGCTTCTGCCTATCTAA
- a CDS encoding LacI family DNA-binding transcriptional regulator yields the protein MTTIKHIAQQAGVSVTTVSRALNGYSDVNAKTRKKIKKVAKELNYSPNSLARSLVKNQSETIGLLVSGFSKESVKDGFTVEVMSGINNYAAETEYDLVLFNTDSSRQRKKTYTQLCKERRVDGVILQGIKRDDPYLQEVLESDIPCVFIDIPVSSEHVGYVSTNNVEGAKQAVLYLLENGHQEVAMINGHQQAFVSQERLEGYKQALDEFNLPYKENLTVDGGFMEEEAYQKALSLLKDHESIDGLFCASDLMAIGAMRAAKELNIKIPEDLSIIGYDDIPLARYVSPSLTTISQDKYELGFQAAKMLVSMLKQQSAPERCILETKLIVRESTK from the coding sequence ATGACAACCATAAAACATATTGCACAACAAGCAGGAGTTTCTGTAACAACGGTTTCCAGGGCGCTTAATGGGTACTCTGATGTAAATGCAAAGACCCGAAAAAAAATTAAGAAAGTAGCCAAAGAACTTAATTACAGTCCCAACTCACTTGCAAGAAGCTTAGTTAAAAATCAATCGGAAACCATTGGCCTTTTAGTATCTGGGTTTTCAAAGGAAAGCGTAAAGGATGGTTTCACTGTTGAAGTAATGTCTGGAATAAACAATTATGCAGCTGAAACAGAATATGATTTAGTATTATTTAATACGGATTCCTCGAGACAACGAAAAAAAACATATACTCAGCTTTGCAAAGAAAGAAGAGTAGATGGTGTGATCTTACAAGGAATAAAAAGAGATGATCCATACTTGCAGGAAGTTTTAGAGTCAGATATTCCTTGTGTATTTATAGATATACCTGTGAGTTCTGAGCATGTAGGTTATGTTTCAACAAATAATGTGGAGGGTGCCAAACAAGCCGTTCTTTATTTATTAGAGAATGGCCACCAGGAAGTCGCGATGATTAACGGTCACCAGCAGGCTTTCGTCAGTCAGGAAAGACTTGAAGGATACAAACAGGCTCTTGATGAATTTAACTTGCCTTACAAAGAAAACTTAACTGTTGATGGGGGATTTATGGAAGAAGAAGCGTATCAAAAAGCTCTATCATTGCTTAAAGATCACGAATCCATAGACGGTTTGTTTTGTGCCAGTGATTTAATGGCTATTGGAGCTATGAGAGCAGCTAAGGAATTAAATATTAAAATTCCTGAAGATCTTTCTATTATAGGCTATGATGATATACCGCTGGCCAGATATGTTTCACCTTCTCTTACGACAATTTCCCAGGATAAATATGAACTCGGGTTTCAGGCAGCGAAAATGCTCGTCAGCATGCTGAAACAGCAAAGTGCTCCGGAAAGGTGTATTTTAGAAACAAAATTAATTGTAAGAGAGTCCACAAAATAA
- a CDS encoding amylo-alpha-1,6-glucosidase, giving the protein MDYRAIKEGNMFLLTKQSGDIEPDHSYGLGLYISDTRFLSKWSYFINDEPLILLDSDGSSNYRSKMILTNPHQEEGGSIKLWRESVEVKKEHFIYDSTFYEKVTLKNYSPNPVQFSFSLKAEADFKDMFLIRGFQSGNIGEIEEVVSNSDHLTFHYKGADGISRTADISWNERGEVDGKEKNNIHFQVHLDPQASKEFVFKVEAGIDGPCSEEKLEFSEALFRLEKSHQEWGEKLPVVNSDSQELNLTLDQGLKDLRMLISDIGFGPFPVAGLPWFGVPFGRDSLIAAWQLLPFSPEAAKGTLFTLAHYQGTEKDGWRDEQPGKIMHELREGELAKTNQVPFTPYYGSIDSTPLFLMLLTEYVKWTGDLETFKQLDSHVEKALHWIEESGDLNNDEFVEYFQESSKGIANQGWKDSADSVVHKEGKYAEAPIALVEVQGYVYQAKTGLADIYQSKGDQAKADQLNREAESLRVKFEKEFWLEDEKFYAIALDKDKKQVASITSNPGHLLLSNITSSKRSKDIAERLLSEEMFSGYGIRTMADSERAYNPMSYHDGSVWPHDNSLSLLGMSKLGFTKEVEKLVNALLEASSQFEHRRLPELFCGYSRERGKIIRYPVACSPQAWAAGTSLTLIQSLLGIFPNAMEGVISINPTLCGQINELTVHQLPIAKGYLSLQVLRTEGSLQVDILENTTGLKLISNQTVGSK; this is encoded by the coding sequence ATGGATTATCGTGCAATCAAAGAAGGGAACATGTTTCTCTTAACAAAGCAATCAGGAGATATAGAACCTGATCACAGCTATGGATTAGGTTTATACATAAGTGATACCAGGTTTTTAAGCAAGTGGAGTTATTTTATTAATGATGAGCCTCTTATTCTTTTGGATTCAGATGGTTCCTCTAATTACCGTTCAAAAATGATATTAACTAACCCCCACCAGGAAGAGGGAGGAAGCATTAAATTGTGGAGAGAAAGTGTGGAGGTTAAGAAAGAACATTTTATTTATGACTCTACTTTTTATGAGAAAGTTACGCTCAAAAACTATAGCCCTAATCCTGTTCAATTTTCTTTCAGTTTAAAAGCAGAAGCTGATTTTAAGGATATGTTTCTTATTAGAGGGTTCCAGAGCGGAAATATTGGCGAGATAGAAGAAGTTGTTTCAAATAGTGATCATTTAACGTTCCATTATAAAGGAGCTGATGGGATCTCACGCACAGCTGATATTTCCTGGAACGAGCGGGGGGAGGTAGATGGAAAAGAGAAAAATAATATTCATTTCCAAGTTCACTTAGACCCTCAAGCATCTAAAGAGTTCGTTTTTAAAGTAGAAGCAGGTATAGACGGCCCGTGTTCTGAGGAAAAACTCGAATTTTCAGAGGCTCTCTTCCGACTTGAAAAATCCCATCAGGAATGGGGAGAAAAGCTTCCAGTTGTAAATTCAGATTCTCAAGAGTTAAACCTGACGCTGGACCAGGGATTAAAAGATTTAAGAATGTTAATCTCCGATATAGGATTTGGACCTTTCCCTGTTGCCGGACTTCCGTGGTTTGGGGTGCCGTTTGGCAGAGACAGCTTAATCGCGGCTTGGCAGCTGCTTCCATTCTCTCCTGAAGCGGCCAAAGGAACATTATTTACCTTGGCCCACTACCAAGGGACAGAAAAAGATGGCTGGAGGGATGAGCAGCCAGGGAAAATCATGCATGAGCTTCGAGAAGGGGAACTGGCAAAGACGAACCAGGTGCCTTTTACTCCTTACTATGGTTCCATTGATTCAACCCCGCTGTTTCTAATGCTGCTGACTGAATATGTGAAGTGGACAGGCGACTTAGAAACGTTCAAACAATTAGACAGCCATGTTGAGAAAGCGCTTCATTGGATCGAAGAATCTGGTGACTTAAACAATGATGAATTTGTGGAATACTTTCAGGAATCCTCAAAAGGAATAGCTAATCAAGGATGGAAAGATTCTGCTGATTCCGTTGTTCATAAAGAAGGCAAGTATGCAGAAGCACCTATTGCTCTAGTTGAAGTTCAAGGTTATGTGTATCAAGCGAAAACAGGGCTTGCTGATATATATCAATCCAAAGGAGATCAAGCAAAAGCAGATCAGCTAAATAGAGAGGCAGAAAGTCTTCGGGTGAAATTTGAAAAAGAATTCTGGTTAGAGGATGAAAAATTTTATGCGATTGCCCTTGATAAAGACAAAAAGCAAGTAGCATCCATCACTTCGAATCCGGGTCACTTGCTGCTTTCAAATATTACCTCTTCTAAGAGAAGTAAGGATATTGCTGAGAGACTATTATCGGAAGAAATGTTTTCAGGTTATGGAATAAGGACGATGGCGGATTCCGAAAGAGCCTACAATCCCATGAGCTATCATGATGGAAGCGTTTGGCCGCATGATAACAGTTTATCTTTACTTGGGATGAGTAAGTTAGGTTTCACGAAGGAAGTTGAAAAACTGGTGAACGCTCTTCTTGAAGCATCCTCTCAGTTTGAACACCGTCGTCTTCCTGAATTATTTTGCGGATACTCAAGAGAGCGGGGGAAAATTATTCGTTACCCGGTAGCATGCTCTCCGCAGGCGTGGGCAGCTGGTACGTCTTTAACATTGATCCAGTCTCTGTTAGGAATATTTCCAAACGCTATGGAGGGAGTAATTTCAATTAATCCTACTCTTTGCGGACAAATTAATGAATTAACAGTACATCAACTTCCAATTGCCAAAGGTTATTTAAGTCTGCAAGTTTTACGGACAGAGGGATCTTTACAGGTAGATATATTAGAAAACACCACAGGATTGAAACTTATTTCGAATCAAACGGTGGGCTCTAAATAA
- a CDS encoding ABC transporter substrate-binding protein gives MKRKLWGFISSILLMIFVVAGCSGNDGTSGDAEQTEDGKTEITLAGWASSPEEEELLNQQLEAFEEENPDITVKHEVIADQYMDVMKTRLVGGEGPDVFYLDAVEAPALIETGVLEPLSGYVDEEFDIDDFEDNLINAFKDEEGEVYGIPKGYSTLGLFYNKEMFEEAGVEVPTNWKELEEAAKQLTTEETVGLGVAPEMARNQFIGESGEGDMVVDGKANFGTQEVIEALQPVVDLREEGAAAAPSEMGSNSTGEMFGQGRAAMVMEGNWNVPYLNETFPDMDYGVAEVPEIGGTKGTMAFTVSYVMNQASQKKEASWKLISYLTGKEGMKTWTETGLELPARQSVADELGYENDEVRGPLVAGAEYATVWSDGPNLPTIYNNFNNEFLAAFLGEKSLEDALKTGEEVANNEIGQ, from the coding sequence ATGAAAAGAAAGTTATGGGGTTTTATCAGTTCAATTCTATTGATGATTTTTGTAGTGGCAGGATGTTCTGGAAATGATGGCACGTCAGGAGACGCAGAACAAACAGAAGATGGAAAAACTGAAATTACATTAGCAGGGTGGGCTTCTTCTCCTGAGGAAGAAGAATTGCTGAATCAACAGCTGGAAGCTTTTGAAGAAGAAAACCCGGATATTACTGTAAAGCATGAAGTGATCGCCGACCAATATATGGACGTTATGAAAACTAGATTAGTCGGGGGTGAAGGACCTGACGTCTTTTATTTAGATGCAGTGGAAGCTCCAGCCTTAATTGAAACAGGTGTGTTAGAGCCATTAAGTGGTTATGTTGACGAGGAATTTGATATCGATGACTTTGAAGATAACTTGATCAACGCGTTTAAAGACGAGGAGGGAGAAGTCTACGGTATTCCTAAAGGATATTCAACTCTTGGTCTTTTCTATAACAAAGAAATGTTTGAAGAAGCTGGTGTAGAAGTACCGACAAACTGGAAAGAGCTTGAAGAAGCTGCTAAGCAACTGACAACGGAAGAAACAGTTGGATTAGGTGTCGCTCCTGAAATGGCACGTAACCAATTCATTGGGGAATCTGGTGAAGGAGATATGGTAGTTGATGGAAAAGCGAATTTTGGCACCCAAGAAGTAATCGAAGCCCTTCAGCCAGTAGTAGATTTACGTGAAGAAGGAGCAGCTGCTGCTCCTTCTGAAATGGGATCTAATTCTACAGGCGAAATGTTTGGTCAGGGACGTGCAGCCATGGTTATGGAGGGGAACTGGAATGTTCCTTACTTAAATGAAACGTTCCCTGATATGGATTATGGAGTGGCTGAGGTTCCAGAAATTGGCGGGACTAAAGGAACGATGGCATTTACCGTGTCTTATGTGATGAACCAGGCTTCTCAGAAAAAAGAAGCTTCATGGAAGCTAATCTCATATTTAACAGGCAAAGAAGGAATGAAAACTTGGACAGAAACAGGGTTAGAGCTTCCCGCTCGTCAATCGGTTGCTGATGAATTAGGCTATGAAAATGACGAAGTACGCGGTCCTCTTGTTGCAGGTGCTGAATACGCAACCGTTTGGTCTGACGGTCCTAATCTGCCTACGATTTATAACAACTTTAACAATGAATTTTTAGCAGCCTTCTTAGGTGAAAAATCATTAGAAGACGCTTTGAAAACCGGAGAAGAAGTAGCTAATAATGAAATTGGTCAATAA
- a CDS encoding carbohydrate ABC transporter permease, producing the protein MQSVLQGYGFMLPTILVLLVFILGPVLYAVFLSFFDVTLLGGTVLNYTGVENYLRIMDDARAQRALLNTALYVGIVVPTQTFLALFLAATLNAGLKGEKIFRIIYFLPTLTSSAVLTLIFMWMYNQNGLINKILETFNLPTYNWIGDPNIALYSIMIMNIWATAPLFMVIYLAALQGVPKSLYEAAELDGANVVQRFLHITVPQLRPITSFVVIMGLIGTFQLFDQSYIFSGGSGGPSNSTLTVVLLIYQYAFKSLGTMGYATAIAFMLALVILIASILQRVLSKEEQFN; encoded by the coding sequence ATGCAAAGTGTTCTTCAAGGGTATGGGTTTATGCTTCCGACAATACTTGTTTTATTGGTTTTCATACTGGGGCCCGTTCTTTATGCGGTATTCCTTTCATTTTTTGATGTAACGTTACTAGGAGGCACAGTTTTAAATTATACAGGTGTTGAAAATTATTTAAGAATTATGGATGATGCAAGGGCACAGAGAGCTTTATTGAATACTGCCCTATATGTAGGAATTGTAGTCCCAACCCAGACATTTTTGGCGTTATTTTTAGCAGCCACGCTTAATGCCGGATTAAAGGGAGAAAAGATTTTCAGAATCATTTACTTCCTGCCGACGTTAACCTCTTCAGCTGTACTCACCCTTATTTTTATGTGGATGTACAACCAAAACGGACTTATCAATAAGATTTTAGAAACGTTCAATCTCCCTACCTATAATTGGATTGGGGATCCGAACATCGCCTTATATTCCATCATGATTATGAATATCTGGGCCACTGCCCCTCTGTTTATGGTCATTTATTTAGCTGCATTGCAAGGAGTGCCAAAAAGCTTATATGAAGCGGCAGAGTTAGATGGTGCTAACGTCGTTCAGAGATTTTTGCACATCACTGTTCCGCAGCTTAGGCCAATTACATCATTTGTAGTAATCATGGGATTAATCGGAACCTTTCAATTGTTTGACCAGTCTTATATTTTCTCCGGGGGATCGGGAGGACCTTCTAACTCTACCCTGACGGTTGTGCTTTTAATATATCAGTATGCCTTTAAATCATTAGGTACAATGGGGTATGCAACTGCGATTGCCTTTATGCTTGCCTTAGTTATACTTATCGCAAGTATATTACAAAGAGTTCTATCGAAGGAAGAACAATTCAACTAA
- a CDS encoding carbohydrate ABC transporter permease has translation MNKKTSWAKKLLYVVLIAYALITLVPFVWALSSSFKSFAEISSGVMNFIPKDFTLQNYVQIFIEEELFYRWLLNSVAIAGGGTALNLLFNSMAGYALARISFPGKRMWFMLILAVIMIPAQVTMIPNYLILKELGWLNSYQGMIVPAMINATFIFMMRQFFLNFPKELEEAASLDGLGRFGTFLKVVLPMAKPALAAQAIFVFMGFWNDFMRPLIIMTDAEMYTLTVGLNSFKGQYVTYWNYIMAASMVFTMPVLVLYMFFNKFFMKGLSFTADK, from the coding sequence ATGAATAAGAAAACATCCTGGGCTAAGAAATTGCTTTACGTTGTATTAATCGCTTATGCACTTATCACATTAGTCCCTTTCGTTTGGGCACTTTCTTCGTCATTTAAAAGCTTTGCGGAAATTTCCAGCGGGGTGATGAATTTTATACCAAAAGATTTCACCCTTCAAAATTACGTCCAAATTTTTATTGAAGAAGAACTTTTCTATCGCTGGCTGCTAAACTCTGTTGCTATTGCAGGCGGGGGTACTGCTTTAAACCTGTTATTTAATTCAATGGCAGGGTACGCTTTGGCACGCATCAGCTTTCCAGGAAAGCGGATGTGGTTTATGCTCATCCTTGCTGTCATCATGATTCCTGCTCAAGTGACGATGATACCGAATTACTTAATTCTTAAAGAGCTGGGATGGCTGAACAGTTACCAGGGAATGATCGTCCCTGCTATGATAAATGCTACTTTTATTTTTATGATGCGACAGTTCTTTTTGAATTTCCCTAAAGAACTGGAGGAGGCAGCTTCTCTCGACGGTTTAGGCAGGTTTGGAACGTTTCTTAAAGTCGTCCTTCCAATGGCTAAGCCAGCATTGGCAGCTCAGGCCATTTTCGTGTTCATGGGTTTTTGGAACGACTTTATGAGACCGCTTATCATAATGACAGATGCGGAAATGTATACACTGACCGTTGGATTAAATTCATTTAAAGGGCAGTATGTGACTTACTGGAATTACATCATGGCTGCATCGATGGTTTTCACAATGCCTGTGCTAGTCCTTTACATGTTCTTCAATAAGTTCTTTATGAAAGGTCTTTCGTTTACGGCTGATAAATGA
- a CDS encoding multidrug efflux SMR transporter codes for MSWIFLIAAGLFEMSGVLMINVFHNRRTFLTASGLAASFSLSFLFLSLAMENIAMGTAYAVWTGIGAAGGALLGMAFFNEPKEWRRVVCIFMIIAAAVGLKIIE; via the coding sequence ATGAGCTGGATATTTTTAATCGCTGCCGGTTTATTTGAAATGTCAGGAGTGCTTATGATTAACGTTTTTCACAATAGACGCACCTTCCTAACGGCATCTGGATTAGCCGCGTCTTTTTCCCTAAGCTTTTTGTTCCTATCCCTGGCTATGGAGAATATTGCGATGGGTACAGCTTATGCTGTCTGGACTGGTATAGGGGCTGCAGGCGGAGCCCTCCTTGGAATGGCTTTTTTTAATGAGCCAAAAGAATGGCGCCGGGTAGTCTGTATCTTTATGATTATTGCTGCTGCTGTGGGATTAAAAATAATCGAATAA
- a CDS encoding multidrug efflux SMR transporter, producing MNNEWQKLVAASIFEVGWVAGLKHADTGLQWGGTIIAIIISFYLLIQSGKYLPVGTAYAVFTGLGTAGTITIEVLLFNEAFKLSKIGIILILLAGVIGLKLLTPSKGSEEGEVI from the coding sequence ATGAACAATGAGTGGCAGAAACTGGTGGCTGCTTCGATATTTGAAGTGGGATGGGTCGCAGGTTTAAAACACGCTGATACAGGATTGCAATGGGGAGGAACGATTATTGCCATAATCATAAGCTTTTATTTGCTTATTCAGTCCGGGAAGTATCTGCCGGTCGGGACAGCTTATGCCGTATTTACAGGATTGGGAACCGCCGGCACCATTACTATTGAAGTACTTTTATTTAATGAAGCATTTAAGCTTTCTAAAATTGGAATTATTCTTATTCTTTTAGCTGGTGTCATCGGTCTTAAATTACTGACCCCTTCGAAAGGAAGTGAGGAAGGAGAGGTTATATGA
- a CDS encoding YfhD family protein — MGRDEHKHKNPRKKNKLSQTPQIEKHNGIDVEFSQDMADNDDIEAMKRAEAADRRANHENRRKR, encoded by the coding sequence TTGGGCAGAGATGAACATAAACACAAAAATCCCAGGAAGAAAAATAAATTATCACAAACTCCTCAAATTGAGAAGCATAACGGGATCGATGTGGAATTTTCACAAGATATGGCCGATAATGACGATATTGAAGCAATGAAAAGAGCAGAAGCTGCGGATCGCCGTGCCAATCATGAAAACAGAAGGAAACGATAA
- a CDS encoding VLRF1 family aeRF1-type release factor, which translates to MDLNKEIKKLENIHLEKPQKVFTMYLNTDPSDPDQQGGEWKIHLKNGLNNFEKYLKEDGDPEEKRNFWAVKEKVEKFIENNEQNFGKSAVVIATGDDTVWFAERFQMPVKSEFYWEEAPVLDQLKEMRETFPKTGIILTQKNQIKCIDANLGTINDTHLFELDLDTEDWRVYQGPQRGQNRGQSGGQNSQFEQFKDRFEANRHRWYKSVAPKLDKLAKDNEWERIYMVGDKEELKDLDDNMNKEVNDYVNKNLLDHEEKTVIQEVVSVYN; encoded by the coding sequence ATGGATTTAAACAAAGAAATTAAAAAACTTGAAAACATTCACTTAGAAAAACCGCAAAAAGTATTTACGATGTATTTGAATACAGATCCATCTGACCCAGATCAGCAAGGCGGAGAATGGAAAATTCATTTGAAGAACGGATTGAACAATTTTGAGAAATATTTAAAAGAGGACGGAGATCCTGAAGAGAAAAGAAATTTCTGGGCTGTGAAAGAAAAGGTAGAGAAGTTTATTGAAAATAACGAACAGAATTTCGGGAAAAGTGCTGTAGTAATCGCTACTGGTGACGATACAGTATGGTTTGCTGAACGTTTCCAAATGCCGGTTAAAAGTGAATTTTACTGGGAAGAGGCGCCGGTGCTTGATCAACTAAAAGAAATGCGCGAAACGTTTCCTAAGACGGGCATTATTTTAACCCAGAAAAACCAGATTAAATGCATAGATGCCAACCTGGGGACAATCAATGATACTCATTTATTTGAACTCGATTTGGACACAGAAGACTGGAGAGTCTACCAGGGACCGCAGAGAGGGCAGAATAGAGGACAATCCGGCGGTCAAAATAGTCAGTTCGAACAGTTTAAAGACCGTTTTGAAGCGAACCGTCACCGCTGGTATAAGAGCGTTGCACCAAAGCTGGATAAGCTGGCAAAAGATAATGAATGGGAACGCATCTATATGGTAGGCGATAAAGAAGAGCTTAAAGACTTAGACGATAATATGAATAAAGAAGTGAACGACTATGTTAACAAAAACCTGTTGGATCATGAAGAAAAAACTGTCATTCAAGAGGTAGTATCTGTCTATAATTAA
- a CDS encoding antibiotic biosynthesis monooxygenase: MYVVDSTVIVPDHKAEDLISIYQNRSRQVDDAEGFLTFQLLQNDKKPGELTVHMEWENKQYYLNWVRSEQFKKIHELEKKYPDQELQGIVPKVKKYEVVAT; this comes from the coding sequence ATGTATGTAGTTGATTCTACTGTTATTGTTCCTGATCATAAAGCAGAGGATTTAATATCAATCTATCAAAATCGCTCCCGGCAGGTTGATGATGCGGAAGGGTTTTTAACTTTTCAACTATTACAAAATGATAAAAAACCCGGGGAGCTTACAGTTCATATGGAATGGGAAAACAAGCAATATTATTTAAACTGGGTACGAAGCGAACAGTTTAAAAAAATTCATGAACTTGAAAAGAAATATCCGGATCAGGAATTGCAGGGTATTGTGCCTAAAGTTAAGAAATATGAGGTTGTAGCCACATGA
- a CDS encoding B12-binding domain-containing protein — protein sequence MTQHHIKLAHYFLEGDEEGALEYIEGLFSKYPRLYLYEDIITPAMYHVGELWEKNEISVADEHLATAICDFVLSRLDAKAPDINIHLTR from the coding sequence ATGACTCAACATCATATTAAACTGGCCCATTACTTTCTTGAGGGTGATGAAGAAGGGGCTTTAGAATATATCGAAGGTTTGTTCTCAAAATATCCACGTCTCTATTTATATGAGGACATTATCACTCCCGCCATGTACCATGTGGGTGAGCTCTGGGAGAAAAATGAAATATCAGTAGCAGATGAGCACTTAGCTACAGCTATTTGTGATTTTGTATTATCCAGGCTGGACGCCAAAGCCCCGGACATTAACATTCACTTAACCAGGTGA
- a CDS encoding STAS domain-containing protein: MKQADRSFPLPFYVINKNFYVQSYSKQAKDLWGEPDSLLEIIDEESKNKIKKWVAPELHQTALEVHLKPFNAEPDPITADMYVTWNNDLYAQVIFLIKDEKLRKVTKTLNNLRSRLNDTNFELLEEKEKLEEVIDQNNRLSAPFIELTQDTALIPLFGDLSEEKMRAVENNLLVSSQKEDMDRLLFDFTAVGEMDREGVHVLTNMMTSLFYMGLDIIIIGVKPVQAKHLHEMEIPSQVNFMNSLQQAIDKYC; this comes from the coding sequence ATGAAACAAGCTGATCGGTCTTTTCCTTTGCCTTTTTACGTCATTAATAAGAACTTTTACGTGCAGTCCTATTCTAAACAGGCTAAAGATTTATGGGGAGAGCCGGATAGTCTGCTGGAAATTATTGATGAAGAAAGCAAAAATAAAATAAAAAAATGGGTAGCCCCAGAACTTCACCAGACTGCCCTGGAAGTCCATCTTAAGCCTTTCAATGCCGAGCCTGATCCTATTACAGCAGATATGTATGTGACGTGGAACAATGATTTATATGCTCAAGTTATCTTTCTAATCAAAGATGAGAAGCTGAGAAAGGTTACAAAAACTCTTAACAATTTACGCTCTCGTTTAAACGATACGAACTTCGAGCTGCTAGAGGAAAAAGAAAAGCTGGAAGAAGTAATCGATCAAAATAACCGCTTGTCTGCGCCGTTTATTGAACTAACTCAGGATACCGCACTTATACCGCTGTTTGGAGATTTATCAGAGGAGAAAATGCGGGCTGTCGAAAATAATTTACTAGTGTCCTCTCAAAAAGAAGATATGGATCGCTTGCTGTTTGATTTTACAGCAGTCGGTGAAATGGACAGAGAGGGAGTTCATGTGCTTACAAACATGATGACCTCTCTCTTTTATATGGGACTGGACATTATTATTATTGGTGTGAAGCCAGTACAAGCGAAGCATCTGCACGAAATGGAAATCCCTTCTCAAGTGAATTTTATGAATTCCTTACAGCAGGCGATTGATAAATACTGTTAA
- a CDS encoding copper ion binding protein, whose protein sequence is MELTLQVNGMTCGHCEKSVKEALTSLEGVYGANVDVDSGRVEVSFDESYVSKDMMKEAVEAQGYEPVG, encoded by the coding sequence ATGGAATTAACTTTACAAGTAAACGGAATGACTTGCGGCCACTGTGAGAAATCTGTAAAAGAGGCTTTAACTTCATTAGAAGGAGTATATGGAGCCAATGTGGACGTTGACAGTGGCAGAGTAGAGGTTTCCTTTGATGAATCGTATGTCTCAAAAGATATGATGAAAGAAGCTGTGGAAGCACAAGGGTATGAACCCGTAGGTTAA